The segment AAACCGGCTGCCCCAGATTGCCAAGAAAACCAGCTACTCCATCGAACTGATCCAAACGGTTCGCGACGAATTGCATGGGCTCAATCCCAAGCCCGGTGCTGCTTTCATGGAAACGTACGTTCCCAACGTAACACCTGATATCATCCTGGAACTCGACGAATCGGGCGAGTACACGGTCCGCCTGGACGACGACCGGGTTCCCCAATTGTTCATCAGCGAATACTACCGCCGACGACTGCAAGACCCGACAAGCTCGGCCGAAGAGCGCGAGTTCATCAAGAACAAAATCAACAGCGCCCAGTGGTTGATTGATTCGATCGAACAACGCCGGAGCACACTGACGAAAGTGGCCGAAGCGATCGTGACGCACCAGAAACGGTTCCTGGACGAAGGCCCCGAAGCAATCGAGCCGCTAAAAATGCAGCAAATTGCGGACAAGGTTGGCGTTCACGTCACGACGGTCAGCCGCGCAGTGGACGACAAGTGGATCCAAACGCCACGCGGAATCCTGCCGCTGAAACGATTTTTCGTCGGTGGAACGCAAACCGAAGACGGCGAAGACGTGGCCTGGGATACGATCCGACTGAAACTGCAGGACCTCATCGACAAAGAAGACAAGAGCGATCCCCACAGCGACGAAAAGCTGGTTGACGAGCTGAAGAAATCCGGCATGACCGTCGCCCGTCGAACCGTCACCAAGTATCGCAAAAAGATGGGGATCCCCAGCAGCCGCCAGCGCCGCGATTGGTCGCTGACGAAAAAATAGAACCTTCATCAAGGAAAGCGGCGAGCCAGCCTAGTGGCTGGCCGCACTGTTATCTCGCAAGCTGTTTTCGCCCAGCTTTCCAATCGAGAGGCAAGCTATTTACCGGCGGCCCACCTAGCACCCTGCACCAGTGACTTCAAGAACACTTCGTCTTCGAAGGTTTCATTCGAATGACCGTAGGTCGTGCCAAAGACGCGTGCCTTGCCGTACTGGTTCGTCCACAGCACCGGGTAGGTCTTGCCATCCTTCTCGCTGACCGAAGTCGCCAACGCAGTGGCCGTTGGCCATAGTTTTTCGATGATGTACAGCTCGTCCATCGCGCTGACATGGTCGGCGGGATACCCGTCCATGATCGGGTGATCCTTGGCGACCACTTCGATTTTATAGTGGCTTTGGTGATCGTGGCGGCGGCTAGTCACTCCCAAGAACTCTCGCCAATCATTGATCTTGGCGTCGCGATACGTGTGCATCGCACAATGGACCACTACGGCATTTGTACCCGCATGATGCGACTTTGTGATCGAACGGATGTAATCCGGGTCGGTCGTGGACGCAAAGCACTCGTTGTGAATGACCACGTCAAATCCATCGGCCCAATTGGGGTTCTTGTACAAGTCGATTTGCGCGTCGGTGCCAGTGCCACCATCGTTGACGACCGTCCAAACGGCGCCAACGCCATGCTTGGCGAACGCCAACTGCATCGCTTTGGTTTGAAAGTCATAGTCGTGACAGCAACCGCCCGTCACTAACAGGATATTCAACGAACTTGGGGCGTCGCCCTTGGCCAAATCGTCGGCATTAACACGGCCGGCATCCACCAAAACGCTAGACGCCAGGACTAGAACGAAACACTGAAGCAATCGCGACATCGGCATCAACTCTCACAAAAAAGAAGGGTAGGAAAGGAATCAGAACTGAGCATGGCAAAAAGAAAAGGCAAGAAAACGCCAGCGGGTGAGCGCTTACGTTTCCTTGCCTGAATCAAAACTTGAAAGCGGCGAACAAGACCTAGAAGCGGTCTTCTAGCTCAACCGGTTCCATCACTTTCGTGTTCCGCTCGACCGCGACGACCGTGGTTCGCTGACGTAGTCCATCGCGACTCTCGGCGGTCACCGGCAAAACTTGCCGTTTGTCAGGCAACTGCATGCGAACGGTAAACGATCCGTCTGGCTGCAACTTCACGGGACGACCGGCCACCAAAACCGACGCCGACGCGAGTGTTTTTCCAAAGATGATCAGTTCAGCATCCACATCAAACGGCAAACTCGATTGACGCAGCAACGAAGGATCGCCAACGGTTTGGCCTTTGTCGCCACGCTGAGGCATGGCGCGACGAAGACGTTCTTCGAAGACTTCCTTCAAATCGCCTGCATCGGTGTCATAGCCGCCGCTTAGCGAATAAATTCGCTCATAGTCTTCCGCGATATCGTGCCAGTGCTCGTCCAGTCGTTCGCAATCGTTCGGCTGAGGAGTCTCGACGACATTGCTGCGGCAAAGCGTGTAGAAATCGCCCGTCGACGTCACGTAACCAATCAGGACGCGAAAACGCGACGGCGGCTCATCGACATCGATGTACCAATTATTGACGCCACCATGGATCGGAATATCTCGCTCGGTCCGTTCGGCACCATTGGAATCAATATCGCCCACGGCCAACAAACGCAAAACCGGCATCGCGGTATGCCATCGTTCGGCAAGCGAAGACTGAGCCCGCTGGACGCTAGAACGAGTGATTTCCCATGTTGCTTGCAACCAGAATGAATCGCGAACCATCAACACCACGCGATCCTTGTGCGGATCATCGCCGCGAGTTCGCTGAGCCCCATTATTGACCGCCGACCCACCGACCAGTGTTCCTGTCGAGAGATCCTTGTTCTTCATCATCGTTTCGCGGCGCTTGCGAATCTGAGCCCGAATACGTGCAGTCTTCGCGTCAACGCGAGGCTCGGGCAATTTCGGCACAGGTTTATTGAGCCGTTGCTGGTCAGACTTATGCGAGCCTGATTTCGGCATCTTGGCCGCTGAGGCCTTGGATTCGCTAGCGTTGGCCCCAAGCTTTGCCGAGACCGACTTCGTCGAAGACGCACCAGCTTTGACCACCGACTTCGCCTTCGCCACCCGTTTGCTGACCGCAGAATCGTCGCGCTGCTTTGCAGATCCATTCGCCTTTGCTGCAGCCTTGGGTGAAGCCGACTTTCCGGACGCTACTTTTGAAGTGCCCGAGTCTGCCTTGCGGCGTTGCCGCCGGTGAACTTTGCGAATCTCTTCGACCAATTCATCCTTCTTCATCCCATGCCATCCCGGGACACCGTAATTCCGCGCCAAATCGGCGAGTTCGCGGCGTGTTTGTGCCTTCAAATCTGCGGTCGTAATCATGTGGACCTCCCAGGATTCCAGAACCCGACCAGCGGACGGGTAGTTCAGTGTTGTTTAAACAGATGACAGCAACATCCTGGCTGTGCATCGCATTCCCCATGTCAATTTGGCATCCCAGCGAGCGGCGAAACCACCATGGCAGCGAGCTTTCAAAGGCGAGCTGTGACCGGCGGGGGTGCGAAAACGATGAAAAGCGGCGAGTCCCCGGCAAGCAATGCTGCCAAATCCCAGCAGTCACACTTGTAGGTTTAGAAACCCAGCTTAACTTTCCGTAAAGGCACAATCGTCACCTGAATCATTATGCCAAGGGTCCACAGAAACTTCTAGACGCTGGAGACCGAAATCCACCACATTGGCGGGAAAAACACTCTCACACCCCCTGCCCAAACGCCACAAACGCCGCATTCTTCCAATCGAAGGGTGGGTTTCGTCCCGCAACCGTGGCGCTCGCCGTTTGGCATCAGCAGATTTGTGCCATCGTCACCCCCCAGAAAAGACAAACTGCCGTCGGCGATTGAGTCCACCGCCATTTTGGCAAGCGGCTCTTGAAAGCGTCAGCGGATGAACGGCCGATATGTGATAAGAGGGTCGGTAGAAGACGCACGCCAACAAACGGGTGACGAGGGAACGCGAACGCCACCGCGATCACCAGACAGACAAAGACACCAACGAGAGGGGTGCGGTGAACCGTCGCTGCCACTGGTGGTGGCAGCCCTAGCAGTCAGAATGCCGCAAAAGAAAACGGGATGCGAAACCGTCACTGGCACTCGTGCCATTGGCCGAGCTTCCGTTTTCGGTTCGCCGCAAAGTTCATCCTCAGCGACCGAGCAACTCGAATGCCCAATGGCCTACAAGATCACTCGCAAGATCACCTTGAGGCCAACGGCACCGGCGACGCAAACCAGAGCGACAAACGGCCCTGGATGAAGTTCGTCAGTGCGGGGATCGAATTGGCCGGGACCAGCTTAGCGATGGCTGCAATCGGATACGCGTTCGATCAGTACCTGGGATCCAAGCAGCCGCTTGGGACGGCCGCCGGGCTGTTGGTCGGATTTGGATTCGGGATGTACCGATTCATCCGACTGGCGCTGCAAAGTTCCAACGAACCTACCTACCTACCGAAACACAAGAAACTAGACCAAGACGACACCCCGTGACCGCCAACGTTCTGAATGACCGAATGACACACACCAAGGCGAGCAAGATTTTTGCGAACGCCTTGTGGTGCGTACTGGCCATTTGGTTGGTCGCATCGTCACTGGCCTGCGTGATCCAAGCTTGGCTTGCGCCACAGTTGACGACACTGATGACTACTGTTTCGCTTGGCAGCGGAATGGTCGGCGTCTTCGCGATGTTACCGGGGATATTTTTACAGCAGCCTGAATCGTCAATTCAGAACTTAAGCCCTGGCCGCCGGGTCGCTATGACTGCTCAGTTTTTTTTGATCGGCTCCGTCGCTGCGATGGCTATTCGATTCGCAGGCACAGTTGCACTGTTCGTGGCGTGCCGCTATCAATTTGGCTTGTCGGAAAAAACAATCGCCATATTTGTTTGCCTGTGGTATGTCCTTCTGACTTCACTCGAGATATTCTTTCTCGCCCGCGGAGCCGCGTCGATTGATTCGACGCCGGATTCACGGGTCAACTTTTCGCAATCACCCTCGACGGATTCTACGTTCGGATGAATTTGTTGCTCGCATCTGCCGATAATCCTGTCTCTCACGTGGTTCCGCACGCGTTGACTGAAGAACCACTCTTCAGTATCGCAACCGGTGGTGGCGACATTCCGGCCCTGAACATTTATGACGGGGTCTACAACTTTCACATCACCAATCACTTGATGATGACGGCGGTCGCCGCGATCACGGTTACGATTGTGTTTTGGTGGGTATCGCGGCGTGTGCGAGTCAAAGGCGAAGGCCTGGCGGCCTATCAGACCCGCGGCCGAGTGGCTCAGTTGTTTGAAACAATGTGCACGTTCATCCGCGACGAAGTTGTCCGTCCGAACTTGCATGAAAAGACTGACAAATACATTCACTATGTCTGGACGATTTTCTTCTTCGTCCTGTTTGCCAACGTGCTTGGTTTGATCCCGATCGGATCGATCATGTACCTGTTCACCAAAGACGCTCACGATCTGCACTATGGCGGCACCGCGACCGGAAACTTGTCGCTCAATGTCGTGCTTGCCCTTGGCAGTTTCATCGCAATCTTGTTCATCGGGATTCGAGAAACCGGAGCAAAAGCGTTCTTTTCGCACTTCAATCCTATCGGCTGGGATGATCCTAAGATGCTAGCGATCGGCATTCCGTTGTATGTGCTGGAATGGATCGGATTGGTCATCAAGTGCGTCGTGCTTGCGATGCGGCTTTTTGGAACGATGATGGCCGGTCACTTGGTGATTGCCGCTTTCATCGGTCTAATTTTCACAGCCGTTAAGGTCTCGCTTGGACTCGGTTATGGCGTTCAAATCGCTGTAATCGGCGGCGGCATCGTGCTAACCCTACTAGAACTGTTCATTTGCTTTTTGCAGGCGTTCATCTTTACCTTTTTGACCGTTCTGTTCATCTCGCAAGTGGCAACCGTTCATCACCATGACGATCACGACGAAAACGAACATCCCTTCAGCGATGAAGGTCAGATGGACTTGGACAAAATCATGTCGCCTGAACGCATCACACCGATGCCCGATCCAGCCGGCTAACAATCAACGACTAACCTTAAACCCTTTCCCCCTTAGTAATCACTCACCAAACCATCCTGTTTCGTGTGCGGTGAGAACAGAACGAGATTTTTCTCAGGAGCAATTAGAAGATGTTTGAAATGGCAACGTTGCTGGC is part of the Rubripirellula reticaptiva genome and harbors:
- a CDS encoding DUF4912 domain-containing protein; protein product: MITTADLKAQTRRELADLARNYGVPGWHGMKKDELVEEIRKVHRRQRRKADSGTSKVASGKSASPKAAAKANGSAKQRDDSAVSKRVAKAKSVVKAGASSTKSVSAKLGANASESKASAAKMPKSGSHKSDQQRLNKPVPKLPEPRVDAKTARIRAQIRKRRETMMKNKDLSTGTLVGGSAVNNGAQRTRGDDPHKDRVVLMVRDSFWLQATWEITRSSVQRAQSSLAERWHTAMPVLRLLAVGDIDSNGAERTERDIPIHGGVNNWYIDVDEPPSRFRVLIGYVTSTGDFYTLCRSNVVETPQPNDCERLDEHWHDIAEDYERIYSLSGGYDTDAGDLKEVFEERLRRAMPQRGDKGQTVGDPSLLRQSSLPFDVDAELIIFGKTLASASVLVAGRPVKLQPDGSFTVRMQLPDKRQVLPVTAESRDGLRQRTTVVAVERNTKVMEPVELEDRF
- a CDS encoding AtpZ/AtpI family protein — protein: MPNGLQDHSQDHLEANGTGDANQSDKRPWMKFVSAGIELAGTSLAMAAIGYAFDQYLGSKQPLGTAAGLLVGFGFGMYRFIRLALQSSNEPTYLPKHKKLDQDDTP
- the rpoN gene encoding RNA polymerase factor sigma-54 gives rise to the protein MRMSMGLQARQLQTQKLAPRMIQSMEILQLPTMALQERVEQEMNENPLLEQLENDPLAPDEGDDGYPSSKDERSENEKELVVDNDHSNQEDFERLQNMVSELPNTFDESFKRSANRMSDEADRRHDLMANAVSRPESLNDFLLHQLAELDIDDNVEQMAERIISTLDARDGGYLRSPLADLLPAGHTPEDLVTAEKALDIVQSLEPVGIAARDLSECLLMQIKSSFPHSEEMRTLIRDHLADLAENRLPQIAKKTSYSIELIQTVRDELHGLNPKPGAAFMETYVPNVTPDIILELDESGEYTVRLDDDRVPQLFISEYYRRRLQDPTSSAEEREFIKNKINSAQWLIDSIEQRRSTLTKVAEAIVTHQKRFLDEGPEAIEPLKMQQIADKVGVHVTTVSRAVDDKWIQTPRGILPLKRFFVGGTQTEDGEDVAWDTIRLKLQDLIDKEDKSDPHSDEKLVDELKKSGMTVARRTVTKYRKKMGIPSSRQRRDWSLTKK
- a CDS encoding ThuA domain-containing protein; its protein translation is MSRLLQCFVLVLASSVLVDAGRVNADDLAKGDAPSSLNILLVTGGCCHDYDFQTKAMQLAFAKHGVGAVWTVVNDGGTGTDAQIDLYKNPNWADGFDVVIHNECFASTTDPDYIRSITKSHHAGTNAVVVHCAMHTYRDAKINDWREFLGVTSRRHDHQSHYKIEVVAKDHPIMDGYPADHVSAMDELYIIEKLWPTATALATSVSEKDGKTYPVLWTNQYGKARVFGTTYGHSNETFEDEVFLKSLVQGARWAAGK
- the atpB gene encoding F0F1 ATP synthase subunit A, translating into MNLLLASADNPVSHVVPHALTEEPLFSIATGGGDIPALNIYDGVYNFHITNHLMMTAVAAITVTIVFWWVSRRVRVKGEGLAAYQTRGRVAQLFETMCTFIRDEVVRPNLHEKTDKYIHYVWTIFFFVLFANVLGLIPIGSIMYLFTKDAHDLHYGGTATGNLSLNVVLALGSFIAILFIGIRETGAKAFFSHFNPIGWDDPKMLAIGIPLYVLEWIGLVIKCVVLAMRLFGTMMAGHLVIAAFIGLIFTAVKVSLGLGYGVQIAVIGGGIVLTLLELFICFLQAFIFTFLTVLFISQVATVHHHDDHDENEHPFSDEGQMDLDKIMSPERITPMPDPAG